The Peromyscus eremicus chromosome 8b, PerEre_H2_v1, whole genome shotgun sequence genome contains a region encoding:
- the Sft2d1 gene encoding vesicle transport protein SFT2A: MEKLRRVLSGEDDEEQGLTSQVLDASSLSFNTRLKWFVICFVAGIFFSILGTGLLWLPNGIKLFAVFYTLGNLAALASTCFLMGPVKQLKKMFETTRLLATIIMLLCFVFTLCAALWWRKKGLALLFCILQFLSMTWYSLSYIPYARDAVLKCCSSIFS, translated from the exons ATGGAGAAGCTGCGGCGCGTCCTGAGCGGGGAGGACGACGAGGAGCAAGGCCTGACGTCGCAG GTCCTGGACGCCTCATCCCTTAGCTTCAACACCAGATTGAAGTGGTTCGTCATATGCTTTGTTGCTGGCATTTTCTTTTCAATCCTT GGAACTGGTTTGCTGTGGCTTCCCAATGGCATAAAACTCTTTGCAGTATTTTACACCCTTGGCAACCTTGCTGCGCTGGCCAG TACATGCTTCTTAATGGGACCCGTGAAGCAGCTGAAGAAAATGTTTGAAACGACAAGACTGCTTGCCACAATTATTATGCTT CTGTGCTTCGTGTTTACCCTGTGCGCTGCTCTGTGG TGGCGGAAGAAGGGGCTGGCCTTACTCTTCTGCATATTGCAGTTCCTGTCGATGACCTG GTACAGTCTGTCCTACATCCCGTATGCAAG gGACGCGGTGCTCAAGTGCTGCTCCTCGATCTTCAGTTGA